A region of Sphingobium baderi DNA encodes the following proteins:
- a CDS encoding glycosyltransferase has product MTVAVGIFAHQEERRIGLCLGSLPLDRPDTRFHILVNGTTDATVERAQGFAAGRAHVIVHDIAQGGKSRTWNHFVHELLSGEEDAVIFMDGDAEITSGSIDALVADLAAHPQANAAAGMPVNGRQAQIYRRNLKVEGGLFGDLYALPRRFLAAIRERGLRLPDDLIGDDGMVAAWAHTDLERDANWAPERIVACEGAGFRCEPVSVFSPASWHMQYRRMHNYSLRYFQNRILSDIMGREGPAGLPRRMAELYGEWLPRFRPRGGITGWFDRKALARMRAQS; this is encoded by the coding sequence ATGACGGTCGCGGTCGGCATTTTCGCGCATCAGGAGGAACGGCGCATCGGCCTGTGCCTCGGCTCGCTGCCTCTGGATCGGCCGGACACGCGCTTTCACATATTGGTGAACGGCACCACCGACGCGACGGTGGAACGCGCGCAAGGATTCGCCGCGGGGCGGGCGCATGTCATCGTCCATGACATCGCGCAGGGCGGCAAGTCGCGGACATGGAATCATTTCGTGCATGAGCTGCTGAGCGGGGAAGAGGATGCCGTCATCTTCATGGATGGCGACGCGGAAATCACGTCAGGCTCCATTGATGCGCTGGTCGCGGACCTTGCGGCTCATCCGCAAGCCAATGCCGCCGCCGGTATGCCGGTCAACGGGCGGCAGGCCCAGATTTACCGGCGCAATCTGAAGGTGGAAGGCGGTCTGTTCGGCGACCTTTATGCCCTGCCCCGGCGATTTCTCGCCGCGATCCGGGAGCGGGGGCTGCGCCTGCCCGACGATCTGATCGGAGACGATGGAATGGTCGCCGCATGGGCGCACACCGATCTGGAGCGGGACGCGAACTGGGCGCCCGAACGGATCGTCGCCTGCGAAGGCGCGGGCTTTCGCTGCGAGCCGGTCAGCGTGTTCAGTCCGGCAAGCTGGCACATGCAATATCGGCGGATGCACAATTATTCGCTGCGCTATTTCCAGAATCGCATCCTGTCCGACATCATGGGACGGGAAGGCCCGGCGGGGCTGCCGCGCCGAATGGCAGAGCTGTACGGCGAATGGCTGCCGCGTTTCAGGCCCAGGGGCGGGATAACCGGCTGGTTCGATCGCAAGGCGCTCGCCCGGATGCGGGCGCAATCCTAA
- the cyoB gene encoding cytochrome o ubiquinol oxidase subunit I has protein sequence MSPHPASENSGIWKLIFGRLDWSAIPIHEPILIGTFIAVAIGGVAVLGLVTKYRLWGMLWRDWFTTVDHKRIGIMYMILGLIMFVRGFADAVMMRLQQAMAFNGSEGYLNAHHYDQIFTAHGVIMIFFVAMPMITGIMNYMVPLQIGARDVSFPFLNNFSFWMTTAGAIIVMMSLFVGEFARTGWLAYPPLSGIAYSPGVGVDYYIWGLQIAGIGTLLSGVNLIATIVKMRAPGMSMMKLPIFVWTSLCANVLIVAAFPVLTAVLALLSLDRYVGTAFFTNDMGGNPMMYVNLIWIWGHPEVYILILPLFGVFSEVTSTFSSKRLFGYSSMVYATVVIAILSYLVWLHHFFTMGSGASVNSFFGITTMVISIPTGAKLFNWLFTMYRGRIRFELPMMWTVAFMLTFVVGGMTGVLLAVPPADFVLHNSLFLIAHFHNVIIGGVLFGLFAAINYWWPKAFGFKLDRKWGVYSFWLWVVGFWFAFMPLYILGLMGVTRRMRVFDDPSLQIWFEIAALGAVMIAAGIACMFIQFGVSIKNRDKLRDTTGDPWNGRTLEWATSSPPPDYNFAFTPVIHDGDAWADMKKRGYQRPTSGFEPIHMPSNTGTGVIIAGLSIAFSVGMIWYMWWLAGLSFVGILAVAIGHTFNYKRDFHIPRDVVERTEGERTRQLAMQG, from the coding sequence ATGTCCCCTCATCCCGCCTCGGAAAATAGCGGCATCTGGAAACTGATCTTCGGACGGCTCGACTGGAGCGCGATTCCGATCCATGAGCCGATCCTGATCGGCACCTTCATCGCGGTCGCCATCGGCGGCGTCGCGGTGCTGGGCCTCGTCACCAAATATCGGCTGTGGGGCATGTTGTGGCGCGACTGGTTCACGACGGTCGATCATAAGCGCATCGGGATCATGTACATGATCCTGGGCCTCATCATGTTCGTGCGCGGCTTTGCCGATGCGGTCATGATGCGGTTGCAGCAGGCGATGGCCTTCAACGGATCGGAAGGCTATCTGAACGCCCATCACTACGACCAGATATTCACGGCGCATGGCGTCATCATGATCTTCTTCGTCGCGATGCCGATGATAACCGGGATCATGAACTATATGGTGCCGTTGCAGATCGGCGCGCGGGACGTGTCCTTCCCCTTCCTCAACAATTTCAGCTTCTGGATGACCACGGCGGGCGCCATCATCGTCATGATGTCGCTGTTCGTGGGCGAGTTCGCCCGGACGGGCTGGCTGGCCTATCCGCCGCTGTCCGGGATCGCCTACAGCCCCGGCGTCGGCGTCGATTATTATATATGGGGGCTACAGATAGCGGGCATCGGGACGCTGCTGTCCGGCGTCAACCTGATCGCGACCATCGTGAAGATGCGCGCGCCGGGCATGTCGATGATGAAGCTGCCGATTTTCGTGTGGACATCGCTCTGCGCCAACGTGCTGATCGTCGCGGCCTTCCCCGTGCTGACCGCCGTTCTGGCGCTGCTCAGCCTCGACCGCTATGTCGGGACGGCGTTCTTCACGAACGACATGGGCGGCAATCCGATGATGTATGTGAACCTCATCTGGATATGGGGCCACCCGGAAGTCTATATCCTCATCCTGCCGCTGTTCGGCGTGTTTTCCGAAGTCACCTCGACCTTCTCGAGCAAGCGGCTCTTCGGCTATTCGTCGATGGTCTATGCGACGGTCGTGATCGCGATCCTGTCCTACCTCGTGTGGCTGCACCACTTCTTCACCATGGGGTCGGGCGCGAGCGTCAACAGCTTCTTCGGCATCACGACGATGGTGATTTCGATCCCGACGGGCGCGAAGCTCTTCAACTGGCTGTTCACCATGTATCGCGGGCGCATCCGCTTCGAACTGCCGATGATGTGGACGGTCGCCTTCATGCTGACCTTCGTGGTCGGAGGCATGACCGGCGTGCTGCTGGCAGTGCCGCCCGCCGACTTCGTGCTGCACAACTCGCTGTTCCTGATCGCGCACTTCCACAACGTCATCATCGGCGGCGTGCTGTTCGGCCTGTTCGCGGCGATCAACTATTGGTGGCCCAAGGCATTCGGGTTCAAGCTGGACCGCAAATGGGGCGTCTACAGCTTCTGGCTGTGGGTCGTGGGCTTCTGGTTCGCGTTCATGCCGCTCTACATATTGGGCCTGATGGGCGTAACGCGCCGGATGCGGGTTTTCGACGATCCGAGCCTTCAGATATGGTTCGAGATCGCGGCGCTGGGCGCGGTCATGATCGCCGCCGGCATCGCCTGCATGTTCATCCAGTTCGGGGTCAGCATCAAGAACCGCGACAAGCTGCGCGACACCACCGGCGACCCGTGGAACGGCCGCACGCTGGAATGGGCGACCAGTTCGCCCCCGCCCGACTATAACTTCGCCTTCACGCCGGTCATCCATGACGGCGACGCATGGGCGGACATGAAGAAGCGCGGATATCAGCGCCCCACCAGCGGGTTCGAGCCGATCCATATGCCGAGCAACACCGGCACGGGGGTCATCATCGCGGGGCTTTCCATCGCCTTTTCGGTCGGCATGATCTGGTACATGTGGTGGCTTGCGGGATTGAGCTTCGTCGGCATCCTGGCCGTCGCGATCGGCCATACCTTCAACTATAAGCGCGACTTCCATATCCCCAGGGACGTGGTCGAGCGCACCGAGGGCGAGCGCACCCGTCAGCTCGCGATGCAGGGCTAA
- the hemB gene encoding porphobilinogen synthase — translation MTYASYPALRLRRPRASAWSRAMHAENRLSPADFIWPLFVTEGQGVEEPIAALPGVSRWSVDLMVQRAKEARDADIPCLALFPNTQPERRSDDGVEALNPDNLMCRAIRAIKDAVPDIGILTDVALDPYTAHGQDGLLDEAGYVLNDATIDMLIGQSLNQAAAGADIIAPSDMMDGRIGAIREALEEEGHANVQIMAYSAKYASAFYGPFRDAVGSRGLLKGDKKSYQMDPANSEEALREVALDLEEGADSVMVKPGLPYLDIIARVKDAFAVPVFAYQVSGEYAMIEAAVAAGAGDRDALVLETLMAFKRAGCSGVLTYHALHAARLLHG, via the coding sequence ATGACCTATGCTTCCTATCCGGCGCTGCGTCTGCGCCGCCCCCGCGCTTCGGCCTGGAGCCGGGCGATGCACGCCGAAAACCGCCTCAGCCCCGCCGATTTCATCTGGCCGCTGTTCGTGACCGAAGGGCAGGGGGTGGAGGAACCCATCGCCGCGCTCCCCGGCGTGTCGCGCTGGTCGGTCGACCTGATGGTTCAGCGCGCGAAGGAAGCTCGCGACGCCGACATCCCATGCCTCGCGCTGTTCCCCAACACCCAGCCCGAACGCCGCAGCGACGACGGCGTCGAAGCGCTCAATCCCGACAATCTCATGTGCCGCGCCATCCGCGCCATCAAGGACGCGGTGCCCGACATCGGCATCCTGACCGACGTGGCGCTCGACCCCTATACCGCGCATGGGCAGGACGGCCTGCTGGACGAAGCGGGCTATGTCCTGAACGACGCCACCATCGACATGCTGATCGGCCAGTCGCTCAATCAGGCGGCGGCGGGCGCGGACATCATCGCGCCCAGCGACATGATGGACGGTCGCATCGGCGCGATCCGCGAGGCGCTGGAGGAGGAAGGCCATGCCAATGTGCAGATCATGGCCTATTCCGCCAAATATGCGAGCGCCTTCTATGGCCCGTTCCGCGACGCGGTGGGATCGCGCGGGCTGCTCAAGGGCGACAAGAAAAGCTATCAGATGGACCCCGCCAACAGCGAGGAGGCGCTGCGCGAAGTCGCCCTCGACCTGGAGGAAGGCGCGGACAGCGTCATGGTGAAGCCGGGCCTGCCCTATCTCGACATCATCGCCCGGGTGAAGGACGCCTTCGCCGTGCCCGTCTTTGCCTATCAGGTGTCGGGCGAATATGCGATGATCGAGGCCGCCGTGGCCGCCGGGGCAGGGGACCGCGACGCGCTGGTGCTCGAAACGCTGATGGCGTTCAAGCGGGCGGGCTGTTCGGGCGTGCTCACCTATCACGCGCTCCACGCCGCGCGCCTGCTTCATGGCTGA
- a CDS encoding pyridoxal phosphate-dependent aminotransferase: MIACIDPFHAIAISREAHRLEAEGRSILHMEFGQPSTGAPAAAIAAAHDILDSDPMGYWESPALKNRIARLYDERHGVTVDPERILLTCGASPGLVLALSCLFAPGAKVATARPGYVAYRNTLKALYLEAVEVDCGPADRYQISAAALRKLDPAPDGLILASPANPTGTIIPAEELAAIAQVCAQRGVRIVSDEIYHGLSYGEPAHSMLEYAPGAIIVNSFSKYFSMAGWRLGWIVVPPDLIDAARARMGNLFLTPPSLAQHAGLIAMDCVEELEGHVATYRRNRQLLLEALPALGLREIAPPDGAFYIYADVGHLTHDSLSFCQKLLRETGVAAAPGIDFDPVDGQRHIRFSFAVSTDRVEDAIARMIPWFAAQGCEEA, from the coding sequence ATGATCGCCTGCATCGACCCCTTCCACGCCATTGCCATCAGCCGCGAAGCTCATCGGCTGGAAGCGGAGGGGCGCTCCATCCTCCACATGGAATTTGGCCAGCCCTCGACCGGCGCGCCCGCCGCCGCCATCGCAGCGGCGCATGACATCCTCGACAGCGATCCGATGGGCTATTGGGAAAGCCCCGCGCTCAAGAACCGTATCGCGCGGCTCTATGACGAACGCCATGGCGTGACGGTCGACCCGGAACGGATATTGCTCACCTGCGGCGCATCGCCGGGGTTGGTGCTGGCGCTGTCCTGCCTGTTCGCGCCGGGGGCTAAGGTGGCGACGGCGCGGCCGGGCTATGTTGCCTATCGCAATACGCTCAAGGCCCTCTATCTGGAGGCGGTGGAGGTCGATTGCGGCCCCGCCGACCGCTATCAGATCAGCGCGGCGGCCCTGCGGAAGCTCGATCCGGCGCCCGATGGCCTGATCCTCGCCAGCCCCGCCAATCCCACCGGCACGATCATCCCGGCGGAGGAACTGGCCGCCATCGCGCAGGTCTGCGCGCAGCGCGGCGTCCGCATCGTCTCGGATGAGATCTATCACGGCCTGTCTTATGGCGAGCCTGCCCATTCCATGCTGGAATATGCGCCCGGCGCCATCATCGTGAACAGCTTTTCCAAATATTTCAGCATGGCCGGATGGCGGCTGGGCTGGATCGTGGTGCCGCCCGATCTGATCGACGCGGCAAGGGCGCGGATGGGGAACCTGTTCCTCACGCCTCCGTCCCTCGCGCAACATGCCGGCCTGATTGCCATGGATTGCGTGGAGGAACTGGAAGGCCATGTGGCGACCTATCGCCGCAATCGCCAATTGCTGCTGGAAGCGCTGCCTGCCCTTGGCCTGCGCGAAATAGCGCCGCCGGACGGGGCTTTCTACATCTACGCCGATGTCGGCCACCTCACCCATGACAGCCTGTCCTTCTGCCAGAAGCTGCTGCGCGAAACCGGAGTCGCCGCCGCGCCGGGCATCGATTTCGATCCGGTGGACGGCCAGCGTCACATCCGCTTCAGCTTCGCCGTATCCACCGATCGGGTCGAAGACGCCATCGCCCGCATGATCCCCTGGTTCGCGGCGCAGGGATGTGAAGAGGCATAG
- a CDS encoding gamma carbonic anhydrase family protein: MTDHPGTTIIPFNGKMPVIHPSAFIAPGCRIIGDVEIGEDVSIWYNCVIRADVNRIRIGARTNIQDGTVVHCDSPDEGGHGPAEGYPTLIGEEVLIGHMAMIHGCTLLDRAFIGLSSVVMSGGVVESDAMLAAGALLSPGKTVPHRQLWAGRPAKYMRELSDEALIGMREGVEHYVHNGKAHKGAIKAAR, encoded by the coding sequence ATGACCGACCATCCCGGAACGACGATCATCCCCTTCAACGGCAAGATGCCGGTCATCCATCCCAGTGCCTTCATCGCGCCGGGATGCCGCATCATCGGCGATGTGGAGATCGGGGAGGATGTTTCCATCTGGTATAATTGCGTCATCCGCGCCGACGTGAACCGCATCCGCATCGGCGCGCGGACGAATATTCAGGACGGCACCGTGGTCCATTGCGACAGCCCCGACGAAGGCGGACATGGCCCGGCGGAGGGCTATCCGACCCTGATCGGGGAGGAGGTGCTGATCGGCCATATGGCGATGATCCATGGTTGCACGTTGCTGGACCGCGCCTTTATCGGCCTGTCGTCGGTGGTGATGAGCGGCGGCGTGGTGGAAAGCGACGCGATGCTTGCCGCCGGGGCGCTGTTGTCGCCGGGCAAGACGGTCCCTCATCGCCAGCTTTGGGCAGGCCGCCCTGCCAAATATATGCGCGAGCTTTCGGACGAGGCGCTGATCGGCATGCGCGAAGGCGTCGAGCATTATGTCCACAATGGAAAGGCGCACAAAGGCGCGATCAAGGCCGCGCGCTAA
- a CDS encoding head GIN domain-containing protein, producing the protein MPKSLSLSALLLAGLSLMTTACSKEGGGNAAPASDQSMHAAQDWSALKDFTAIDAVGPDDVVVIIGDGFAVRAEGDPNAIEKLEIAVNDGRLKIGRKSQWTGSSDRGATVRVTMPAIAAVTLTGSGDFDLDRAEGQALDLSLTGSGDMEIGAVKLRKLKADITGSGSIEIAGTADEGKLSLTGSGDIDGEKLKLGKADASLMGSGDMGFASDGPVAINIMGPGNVTVKGKAQCRTSGIGPGEARCAP; encoded by the coding sequence ATGCCCAAGTCCCTTTCCTTGTCCGCGCTGCTGCTGGCGGGCCTTTCCCTGATGACGACTGCCTGTTCGAAGGAGGGCGGCGGCAATGCAGCACCTGCGAGCGATCAGAGCATGCACGCGGCACAGGATTGGTCGGCGCTCAAGGACTTTACCGCAATCGACGCCGTGGGACCGGATGATGTGGTCGTGATCATTGGCGACGGCTTTGCCGTCAGGGCGGAAGGCGACCCCAACGCCATCGAAAAACTTGAGATCGCCGTCAACGATGGGCGGTTGAAGATTGGGCGCAAGTCGCAATGGACCGGCTCCAGCGACAGGGGCGCAACCGTTCGCGTCACCATGCCCGCCATCGCCGCCGTGACGCTGACCGGCTCCGGGGATTTCGACCTCGACCGGGCGGAGGGCCAGGCACTGGACCTGTCGCTGACGGGATCGGGCGACATGGAGATCGGGGCGGTGAAGCTACGCAAGCTGAAGGCCGATATTACCGGGTCCGGCTCCATCGAGATTGCAGGCACAGCGGATGAAGGCAAGCTGTCCCTCACCGGGTCGGGCGACATCGACGGCGAAAAGCTGAAACTGGGCAAGGCGGATGCCTCATTGATGGGCAGCGGCGACATGGGCTTTGCGTCCGATGGCCCGGTTGCTATCAACATCATGGGACCGGGCAATGTTACGGTGAAGGGCAAGGCGCAATGCAGGACAAGCGGCATCGGACCGGGCGAGGCGCGCTGCGCGCCCTGA
- a CDS encoding ammonium transporter — protein sequence MKKPAFSKRHLILPVAALLAPQPAHAQVIAVADSGDTAWMMLCAMLVLLAALPGLALRLAGLSSVRSALSAVAGNMGVAASVSLVWAIAAYSLIYAPGDAWLGGSGNLLLSNLAALRDSMTVPESAFVLFQMSLAILAACVVGGAVVDRARTGWMILFAPLWLLLVYVPTAHWIWGGGWLAGLGVMDFAGGLTVHLCAGFSAISLSLIAGRRASGTASGHAPALSMAGGALIWLGSAGSVGGWALGATDDAATAILNGHFAACAAALGWMVLDKALGRRGTATGAISGALAGLAAIAASAALVSTGGAMLIGLAAAVICRGVSGLMGKSVDDPAHIFALHGIGGLAGVLLLPVFVLPVLGGVGFEGAVDLSGAMLSQVIGVIVVALWSMAGTAIAALLISVVLPLRVSPKEEENGLDTALHGEQAWDFR from the coding sequence ATGAAAAAGCCGGCCTTCAGCAAACGTCACCTGATCCTGCCCGTCGCCGCCTTGCTGGCGCCGCAGCCTGCCCATGCACAGGTCATCGCGGTAGCCGATAGCGGCGACACCGCCTGGATGATGCTGTGCGCCATGCTGGTGCTGCTGGCGGCGCTGCCGGGGCTGGCGCTGCGGCTGGCTGGTCTGTCTTCCGTACGGAGCGCCCTTTCGGCCGTGGCCGGAAATATGGGCGTCGCGGCGAGCGTGTCGCTGGTCTGGGCTATTGCCGCATACAGCCTGATCTATGCGCCGGGCGATGCGTGGCTGGGCGGAAGCGGCAATCTTTTGCTCTCCAATCTGGCCGCTTTGCGCGATAGCATGACGGTGCCGGAATCGGCCTTTGTCCTGTTTCAGATGAGCCTGGCCATCCTGGCGGCCTGTGTCGTTGGCGGCGCGGTGGTCGACCGGGCGCGAACTGGATGGATGATCCTGTTCGCGCCGCTCTGGCTGTTGCTCGTCTATGTGCCCACCGCCCATTGGATATGGGGCGGCGGCTGGCTGGCGGGACTGGGCGTCATGGATTTCGCAGGCGGGCTGACGGTGCATCTGTGCGCGGGCTTTTCCGCAATTTCATTGAGCCTGATCGCGGGACGGCGAGCCTCTGGCACCGCAAGCGGACATGCCCCCGCGCTGAGCATGGCGGGCGGCGCGCTGATCTGGCTGGGATCGGCGGGGAGCGTCGGCGGATGGGCGCTGGGCGCGACGGACGATGCGGCGACGGCCATCCTCAACGGCCATTTCGCGGCCTGCGCGGCCGCGCTGGGCTGGATGGTGCTGGACAAGGCGCTCGGCCGGCGAGGCACGGCGACGGGCGCGATTTCAGGCGCGCTGGCGGGTTTGGCGGCCATCGCTGCAAGCGCGGCGCTGGTGAGCACCGGCGGCGCGATGCTGATCGGCCTTGCAGCGGCGGTGATCTGCCGTGGTGTCAGCGGCCTTATGGGAAAGTCGGTGGACGATCCGGCGCATATTTTCGCGCTGCATGGGATAGGCGGGCTTGCGGGCGTCCTGCTGCTGCCGGTCTTTGTCCTGCCTGTGCTGGGCGGCGTCGGCTTTGAAGGCGCGGTCGACCTGAGCGGCGCGATGCTGAGCCAGGTCATCGGCGTGATCGTGGTCGCCCTGTGGTCCATGGCGGGGACGGCAATCGCGGCGCTCCTGATTTCCGTGGTTCTGCCCTTGCGGGTCAGCCCGAAGGAGGAGGAAAACGGGCTGGATACGGCGCTGCATGGCGAACAGGCCTGGGATTTCCGCTGA
- a CDS encoding head GIN domain-containing protein codes for MQDKRHRTGRGALRALILIGMAGSGVSAEAASRGYTITSFDEIRVEAPVNVIVATGMGPSARADGDLHMLDRLKVDVSGRMLSITMERAQPGESGGGPVTLRLSTGALERIVLTGGGSVNVNRMKGLRGEIVMGGNGDVSVDAVELDQLDLGLAGGGRATLNGRAGVANIRVTGPGTVSAEGLVARQASIGNEGAGSVSITADVNASVTASGSGDVTVAGKAACSVDNRGIGRIGCGGKSF; via the coding sequence ATGCAGGACAAGCGGCATCGGACCGGGCGAGGCGCGCTGCGCGCCCTGATCCTCATCGGCATGGCGGGATCCGGCGTTTCGGCGGAGGCGGCGAGCCGGGGCTATACCATCACCAGCTTCGACGAGATTCGGGTCGAAGCGCCGGTGAACGTGATCGTCGCCACCGGCATGGGGCCATCCGCCCGTGCCGATGGCGATCTGCACATGCTGGACCGGCTGAAAGTCGATGTTTCGGGGCGGATGCTGTCCATCACCATGGAACGGGCGCAGCCGGGCGAAAGCGGTGGTGGCCCGGTGACGCTGCGTCTGTCGACAGGCGCGCTGGAGCGGATCGTGCTGACGGGCGGCGGTTCCGTGAACGTCAACCGGATGAAGGGCCTGCGCGGCGAGATCGTGATGGGTGGCAATGGCGATGTCAGTGTGGATGCGGTCGAACTGGACCAGCTTGACCTGGGCCTTGCGGGTGGGGGCCGGGCTACGCTGAACGGCCGTGCGGGCGTCGCGAATATCCGCGTCACCGGTCCCGGCACGGTGTCGGCCGAGGGACTTGTCGCGCGGCAGGCCAGCATCGGCAATGAAGGCGCGGGCAGCGTTTCCATCACCGCAGACGTGAACGCCAGTGTGACCGCATCGGGATCGGGCGACGTCACGGTCGCGGGCAAGGCCGCGTGCAGCGTCGACAATCGCGGGATCGGCCGCATCGGTTGCGGCGGTAAATCCTTCTAG
- a CDS encoding MFS transporter: MTSVTTTPSSTAMERDARSVTARHKRVAPGEIAIGVVIGRTSEFFDFFVYAIASCIVFPAHIFPYLSPLAGTLWSFAIFALAFITRPIGSVIFMWVDRQYGRGVKLTIALFLLGGSTAAIAFLPGYDTIGHWSAALLALFRCGQGVALGGTWDGLASLLSLNAPKNKRGWYAMMPQLGAPLALLVASGLFAFFLSTLSRADFLDWGWRYPFFVAFAINVVALFARLRIVVTHEFERLFESKELQPSPVLETIRSDGRNIVIGAFAPLASFALFHMVTVFPLSWIALYTEQPLERFLGIEMIGACVGILAIIVSGFVADQVGRRSLLAYSALGIGIFSIAAPLLLSGGDLPEVAFMVLGFILLGLSFGQSSGVVASNFSSATRYTGSALTSDLAWLVGAGFAPLVALALSATFGLAASGAYLFSGAVVTGLALFINKELAGRDR, encoded by the coding sequence ATGACCTCCGTGACGACCACGCCCAGTTCGACCGCAATGGAACGCGATGCGCGCAGCGTAACCGCACGGCACAAGCGCGTCGCGCCCGGCGAAATCGCGATCGGCGTCGTGATCGGCCGCACCTCGGAATTTTTCGACTTCTTCGTCTATGCCATCGCATCGTGCATCGTCTTTCCCGCGCACATATTCCCCTATCTCAGCCCTCTCGCGGGGACGCTCTGGTCGTTCGCCATCTTCGCGCTCGCCTTCATCACGCGGCCCATCGGCTCGGTCATCTTCATGTGGGTGGACCGCCAATATGGCCGGGGCGTGAAGCTCACTATCGCTCTTTTCCTGCTGGGCGGATCGACGGCCGCCATCGCCTTCCTGCCGGGATATGACACCATCGGCCACTGGTCGGCGGCGCTGCTGGCGCTGTTCCGCTGCGGGCAGGGGGTGGCGCTGGGCGGCACCTGGGACGGCCTAGCCTCGCTGCTGTCGCTCAATGCGCCGAAGAACAAGCGCGGCTGGTACGCCATGATGCCGCAGCTTGGCGCGCCGCTCGCGCTACTGGTGGCGAGCGGCCTGTTCGCCTTCTTCCTGTCTACCCTGTCGCGCGCGGATTTCCTCGACTGGGGCTGGCGTTATCCTTTCTTCGTGGCCTTCGCGATCAACGTGGTGGCTCTGTTCGCCCGCCTCCGCATCGTCGTCACCCATGAGTTTGAGCGCCTGTTCGAATCGAAGGAGCTTCAACCCTCGCCCGTGCTGGAAACCATCCGCAGCGATGGGCGCAACATCGTCATCGGCGCCTTCGCTCCGCTGGCGAGCTTCGCGCTGTTCCACATGGTGACGGTGTTCCCACTCTCATGGATCGCGCTTTACACGGAACAGCCGCTCGAACGCTTTCTGGGTATCGAGATGATCGGCGCCTGCGTCGGCATCCTTGCGATTATCGTGTCCGGTTTCGTCGCGGATCAGGTCGGCCGCCGCTCCCTGCTGGCTTATTCGGCGCTTGGCATCGGCATTTTTTCCATCGCCGCGCCGTTGCTGCTGAGCGGCGGCGACCTGCCCGAAGTCGCCTTCATGGTGCTGGGCTTCATCCTTCTGGGCCTCAGCTTCGGCCAGTCGTCCGGGGTCGTCGCATCCAACTTTTCCAGCGCCACCCGTTACACCGGCTCGGCACTGACGTCTGACCTTGCATGGCTGGTGGGCGCGGGGTTCGCGCCGCTCGTCGCGCTCGCCTTGTCCGCCACCTTCGGGCTGGCGGCGTCGGGCGCCTATCTGTTCTCCGGCGCTGTCGTCACTGGCCTCGCTCTGTTCATCAACAAGGAACTGGCGGGCCGCGACCGTTAG
- the cyoA gene encoding ubiquinol oxidase subunit II, which yields MTVRRLLDRSAFLRRLSPALLLPLGGCDWILMNPAGDVALQQRNLILISTALMLLIILPVMAMTVWFAWRYREKAQAKDHDPDWDHSTTLELLIWSAPLLIIIALGAITWTSTHLLDPYRPIERIDHERKVDPAAKRLQVEVVAMDWKWLFIYPELGIATVNEMAAPVDQPIEFKITSSSIMNSFFVPALAGQIYAMPGMQTVLHAVANKPGNFEGFSANYSGAGFSNMRFRFHAMDKAGFDQWVAKVKASGASLDRAAYVKLEQPSEKVPPIYFGSVEPHLFHAALNMCVQPGKKCMDAVMMTDARGGAGKESARDTEGLRHDGTIDVGGFHPVEPGRAGEIAQPAGMTPAAEKTPAEQGHQAPHQQDQDGHEGHHGM from the coding sequence ATGACCGTTCGCCGCCTCCTTGATCGTTCCGCATTTTTGCGTCGCCTCAGCCCTGCCCTGCTGCTGCCGCTGGGTGGCTGCGACTGGATTTTGATGAATCCTGCGGGCGATGTCGCATTGCAGCAGCGTAACCTGATCCTGATCTCCACCGCCCTGATGCTGCTCATCATCCTGCCGGTCATGGCGATGACCGTGTGGTTCGCGTGGCGCTATCGGGAAAAGGCGCAGGCCAAGGACCATGATCCCGACTGGGATCATTCCACGACGCTGGAACTGCTGATCTGGTCCGCGCCGCTGCTCATCATCATCGCGCTGGGCGCGATCACCTGGACCAGCACGCATCTGCTGGACCCATACCGCCCCATCGAGCGCATCGACCATGAGCGCAAGGTCGACCCGGCCGCCAAACGCCTGCAGGTCGAAGTGGTGGCGATGGACTGGAAATGGCTGTTCATCTACCCGGAACTGGGCATCGCGACGGTGAATGAGATGGCCGCGCCGGTCGACCAGCCGATCGAGTTCAAGATCACATCGTCCAGCATCATGAACAGCTTTTTCGTGCCCGCGCTGGCCGGACAGATCTATGCCATGCCGGGGATGCAGACGGTGCTGCATGCCGTCGCCAACAAGCCGGGAAATTTCGAAGGCTTTTCCGCCAATTATTCGGGCGCGGGCTTCTCCAACATGCGTTTCCGCTTTCACGCAATGGACAAGGCGGGCTTCGATCAGTGGGTCGCCAAGGTGAAGGCCAGCGGCGCCAGCCTTGACCGCGCCGCCTATGTGAAGCTGGAGCAGCCGAGCGAGAAGGTGCCGCCGATCTATTTCGGCAGCGTCGAGCCGCACCTGTTCCACGCCGCGCTCAACATGTGCGTGCAACCGGGCAAGAAATGCATGGACGCGGTGATGATGACCGACGCCAGGGGCGGCGCGGGCAAGGAATCGGCCCGCGACACCGAAGGGCTGCGTCATGACGGCACCATCGATGTCGGCGGCTTCCATCCGGTCGAGCCGGGACGGGCGGGCGAGATCGCCCAGCCCGCGGGCATGACGCCCGCCGCTGAAAAGACTCCGGCAGAGCAGGGTCATCAGGCGCCGCATCAGCAGGATCAGGATGGGCATGAGGGGCATCATGGCATGTGA